In Pedobacter sp. SL55, the following proteins share a genomic window:
- a CDS encoding amidohydrolase family protein, with protein MNKKIFTLFLALAASASAFGQANISPAKAQAKKVILLGGTVHTGNGQVIENGYVVFEKGKITGVGDATTVRFATNDADLININGKHVYPGFIAPVNTLGLVEYESIKATLDFQEIGNLNPHIRSIVAYNTDSKVPATLRSNGVLMAQIRPSGGAISGSSSVVQLDAWNWEDAALKTDDGMHVNWPTAPRFRGFGGRPGFSAEAMAERTQAAIAELNSFFAEAKAYNEGPKPAETNTRMAAMAKLFKGEQKLYISANTQKDIVAAVNFAKKFNITPVIIGGGEAYLITDFLKQNNVPVIVNQPHSLPSNIDDDVNMPYKNTAILYNAGVTVAVSINDFWQQRNLPFMAGTVATWGLDKEKALQTITLNTAKILGIDKTAGSLEIGKDATLFISNGDALDMKTNKIEKAFIQGRDINLDNLHKQLDKKFSDKYTIK; from the coding sequence ATGAATAAGAAAATTTTTACCCTATTTTTAGCCCTGGCTGCAAGTGCATCGGCATTTGGACAGGCCAATATTTCTCCAGCCAAAGCACAGGCTAAGAAAGTTATTTTGTTGGGCGGTACAGTGCATACTGGTAACGGCCAAGTAATTGAAAACGGATATGTGGTATTCGAAAAGGGCAAGATTACCGGTGTAGGCGATGCCACTACTGTACGTTTTGCTACTAACGATGCCGATTTGATCAATATTAATGGAAAGCACGTTTATCCAGGTTTTATTGCTCCGGTAAATACCCTAGGATTGGTAGAATATGAATCCATTAAGGCTACCTTGGATTTTCAGGAAATTGGAAACTTAAATCCACATATTCGCTCTATAGTGGCCTACAATACCGATTCTAAAGTGCCGGCAACTTTGCGTAGTAATGGCGTTTTAATGGCGCAGATTAGACCAAGTGGCGGCGCTATTTCGGGTAGTTCTTCTGTTGTGCAATTAGATGCATGGAACTGGGAAGATGCTGCGTTAAAAACAGATGACGGTATGCACGTGAATTGGCCTACCGCTCCGCGTTTTAGGGGATTTGGTGGTAGACCGGGTTTTTCTGCAGAAGCTATGGCCGAGCGTACACAAGCTGCTATTGCCGAATTAAATAGTTTCTTTGCTGAAGCAAAAGCCTACAACGAAGGCCCCAAGCCCGCCGAAACCAATACACGTATGGCAGCAATGGCTAAGTTGTTTAAAGGCGAACAAAAGCTTTACATCAGCGCTAACACGCAAAAAGATATCGTTGCTGCAGTTAATTTTGCTAAAAAGTTCAATATCACACCGGTAATAATTGGCGGCGGCGAGGCTTATCTAATTACTGATTTCTTAAAGCAAAACAATGTACCAGTAATTGTAAACCAGCCACACTCGCTGCCAAGTAATATAGATGATGATGTAAACATGCCTTACAAAAATACCGCAATTTTATATAATGCAGGTGTTACTGTGGCAGTAAGTATCAATGATTTTTGGCAACAACGCAACTTGCCTTTTATGGCAGGTACAGTAGCCACTTGGGGTTTAGATAAGGAAAAAGCGTTACAGACTATTACCTTAAATACGGCTAAAATTTTAGGTATTGATAAAACTGCCGGAAGTTTAGAAATAGGCAAGGATGCTACACTATTTATTTCTAATGGTGATGCTTTGGATATGAAAACCAATAAAATCGAAAAGGCTTTTATTCAGGGCAGAGATATCAACCTAGATAACTTACACAAGCAATTGGATAAGAAGTTTAGCGATAAGTACACGATTAAATAG